In Paenibacillus sp. J23TS9, a single genomic region encodes these proteins:
- a CDS encoding ABC transporter substrate-binding protein yields the protein MKHSKRKWALLSSALVLAMTVGCSSSGSGSSTDSSSSPKETKDTGSEPAPSKDSGDKTATAKKTITITYRDDGTGEKGTLYKWIKEVSSQYPNKDVEIKPTPIQASEGDYFAKIALALKSKDTAPDIVTEDTFMLNSDASAGFLEPMDERLKGWEDWSNGSFIEAMKKGVTASDGKIYGVPYNTDSRGLWYNKDIFKKVGLPEDWQPKSWEEVLAAARTIKEKAGKDVVPIWMNLGKATGEATSMQTYEMLLYGTGERLYDDASKKWITKSQGINDALTFIETITKEKLGPPLSKVLNGQAGNTATREYLPKGKLAISLDGSWIPGNYLEGGAAPWPEYKDVLGFAPMPTNKGQAPGSITLAGGWALSIPSNAQHKDEAFDFIKFALNKENTEKLVIASGNITVRADVAKDAEYTKMPFNELSTEYLKNAEFRPAQDKYPEVSTQIQTMVESVASGTSAADAAKKYTQDITRIVGQDNTLEK from the coding sequence ATGAAGCATTCAAAAAGAAAATGGGCGCTCCTGTCGTCAGCTCTGGTGCTGGCAATGACGGTTGGCTGTTCAAGCTCAGGCTCTGGTTCAAGTACAGATTCGAGTTCAAGTCCAAAAGAAACAAAAGACACAGGTAGTGAGCCAGCACCGTCCAAAGACAGCGGCGACAAAACTGCGACGGCAAAGAAAACGATTACGATTACATATCGTGATGACGGCACTGGTGAGAAGGGTACGCTGTATAAGTGGATTAAGGAGGTATCCTCTCAATATCCCAATAAGGATGTAGAGATCAAGCCGACACCGATTCAAGCATCGGAAGGGGACTATTTTGCAAAAATTGCATTGGCTTTGAAATCCAAGGATACCGCTCCGGATATTGTGACCGAGGACACGTTCATGCTGAACTCCGATGCAAGTGCCGGTTTCCTCGAACCGATGGATGAGCGGCTTAAAGGCTGGGAGGACTGGAGTAACGGTTCATTTATTGAAGCGATGAAAAAGGGAGTAACCGCTAGTGATGGCAAGATTTATGGCGTCCCATACAACACCGATTCAAGAGGTCTTTGGTACAACAAGGATATCTTTAAAAAGGTAGGACTTCCGGAAGATTGGCAGCCGAAATCCTGGGAAGAGGTGCTGGCAGCAGCCAGAACCATTAAGGAAAAGGCGGGGAAGGATGTTGTACCGATCTGGATGAACCTTGGTAAGGCAACCGGCGAAGCGACATCCATGCAGACCTATGAAATGCTTCTCTATGGTACAGGGGAAAGACTGTATGATGATGCCAGCAAAAAATGGATCACGAAAAGCCAGGGAATCAATGATGCACTGACGTTCATTGAGACGATTACAAAGGAAAAACTGGGACCTCCGCTTTCCAAAGTACTGAATGGTCAGGCCGGCAATACGGCAACACGCGAATATCTACCAAAAGGAAAACTCGCCATCTCACTAGACGGCTCGTGGATTCCAGGCAACTACCTGGAAGGCGGGGCTGCGCCATGGCCTGAATACAAAGATGTGCTCGGATTCGCGCCAATGCCAACCAATAAAGGTCAGGCACCTGGTTCGATCACACTGGCAGGTGGTTGGGCACTGTCTATTCCAAGTAACGCGCAGCATAAGGATGAAGCCTTTGATTTTATTAAATTCGCCTTGAACAAAGAAAACACCGAAAAGCTGGTCATTGCTTCCGGAAATATTACCGTACGGGCAGATGTAGCGAAGGATGCAGAATACACTAAAATGCCGTTTAATGAGCTCTCCACGGAATATTTAAAGAATGCAGAATTTAGACCAGCCCAGGATAAGTATCCTGAAGTGTCAACGCAAATCCAAACGATGGTTGAATCGGTCGCTTCAGGAACATCGGCAGCGGATGCAGCCAAGAAGTATACGCAGGACATAACCCGGATCGTTGGCCAGGATAATACATTGGAAAAATAA